Part of the Flavobacterium okayamense genome, TTTTTTCTATTTTTTATAGTTTCGTATGCTTTAATAGGGTTTATTCCACTTCCGGAAACTACAACTTTATCATTTCTGCTATATTGATCAGAAAGTTTTTTGGAAACATTATCATAAATTCGCCAACCCGATTTTATCATGGTATTAATTGTGACATGATGAACAAGTGTTGGGATTTTAATTCCAAAAGAATTTGGAAGCATATCATTTGTGGTTTTATAACTTACCAATGCATCTGTATCATAAAACGATAGTTCATAAATTGCATCTAAATTATTTTGCGCACAAAGTTTTTCGATTTCTTCTTGCTTTAATTCAGGTGAGAAAATATCAATACCATAATCTTTAAGTAATAGACTGTCAATTACTAATACATTTTCAAATCTCTTATTTTCTTTTAAGGCACTTTGTAAACCTAATATAGATTCATTAGCAGCATTAATATCTAAATTTTTTTCTTCTGCAGTTAATATTTTATCAATTGCATCAAGTTTGTTGTATTTAACGTTTGGAACGCTTCTGTTAATGATTCCAACATTTTTAACCTCTTTAGAAAGATATACATTAGAAGGTTGAGGGACGCTAAGTGTTAATGTGCTTGTAGAACTGCAAGAAGCAACAAAAAGGCTTATTGCTATTAATTGTAAAAGTCTTTTCATAATCTAAATAAAAAACCGTAACAAGTTACTTGTTACGGTTATAAATGTATAAAATTTATATTATTTTTTTTGAGGAGGATATTGAGCCAATATTTTTGAAACAAATTCTTTAGTTCGCTGATCTTTTTTGTCAACATTTTCAGTTAAATATCCCGTTCCTTGACCTTGCCAAATTAACTCCTTATTCTTAGCGTCGATGAAGTCTATGAATAATGTTCCTTCTGGGGTAGATGTAACATTGTTAAAGCCAATACCCCCCCAAGGACCCCATCCCCATCCAAATCCGTAGTTTTGGTAAACGTTAACACGTTCTCTTTCTTGAGTAAAAATGCTAACAAGTATATCAGGATTGTCTGATTTAGTGAATCCTTTAGATACCATAACTTCATCAATAGAATGTAAAATTCTCTTTTTATCTAAATCAGAAATTTCTGCCTTGTCAACACCGCTTTTCAAATACGCATAAGTTTTATACGAATCAAAGTTTGCTTTTTTATCATAATCTGCATTAACTCTTACCGAACTACAAGAAGTTAAAGTTACAATAAATAGTAACGAAAGTAATTTAATTGTTTTCATAATTATGTTTGTTAAAAGTTTCAGATTTCAGGTTTAGAGTTTTTCTTTATTTGAAATAACTTGAAACTTTAAACTTGAAACTACAATAAATTTTCATCAACTATATTAGGGATGGTAACTTTTAATAAAGGTTGCGTCTCCATAGCTCTTTTTATAGCAAAAATTGCTCCTTCATTACGTGCCCAACTTCTTCTTGAAATACCATTATTTACATCCCAAAAAAGCATCAACTCTAATCGTTTAGATGCTTCTTTACTACCATCAAGAAGCATGCCAAAACCTCCATTAATTACTTCTCCCCAGCCAACGCCTCCACCATTGTGAATAGAAACCCAAGTTGCACCTCTGAAACTATCTCCAATTACGTTGTGAATAGCCATATCTGAAGTAAAACGAGAACCATCATAAATGTTTGAAGTTTCTCTATATGGAGAATCAGTTCCAGATACGTCATGATGATCGCGACCTAATACAACTGGACCAATTTCACCTTTAGAAATAGCTTGATTGAAAGCTTCTGCAATTTTAATTCGTCCTTCGGCATCAGCATATAAAATACGAGCTTGTGAACCAACAACCAATTTGTTTTGTTGCGCTCCTTTAATCCATTGAATGTTATCTGCCATTTGTTGCTGAATTTCAGCTGGAGAATTTTTCATCATTTCTTCTAAAACCGCACATGCAATGTCATCTGTTTTTTGTAAATCTTCAGGATTGTTTGATGCACAAACCCAACGGAATGGTCCAAATCCATAATCGAAGCACATTGGACCCATAATATCTTGCACATAAGATGGGTATTTGAACTCTCTACCTAAAGTTGGATTCGGGTTCATAACATCTGCACCAGCACGAGAAGCTTCTAATAAGAAAGCATTTCCATAATCGAAGAAATACGTTCCTTTTGCGGTATGTTTATTGATTGCATCTGCATGACGGCGTAATGTTTTTTGAACTTCAATTTTAAATTGCTCAGGATTATTGGCCATCATTTCATTAGCAGCTTCAAATGAAATGCCAACAGGGTAGTAGCCACCTGCCCAAGGATTGTGCAGTGAAGTTTGATCTGAACCTAAATCGATGTGTAAACTTTCTTGGTCAAATTTTTCCCAAACGTCAACAATATTTCCTAAATATGAGATGGAAACGACTTCTTTGTTTTCTAAAGCTTTTTTAGTTCTAATTACTAATTCGTCGATGTTTTCAATTACTTCATGAATCCAACCTTGTTCGTGACGAATTTTTGTAATTTTTGGGTTTACTTCAGCACAAACGGTAACACATCCTGCTATGGTTCCTGCTTTTGGTTGTGCGCCACTCATACCGCCTAAACCAGAAGTAACAAATAGACTTCCACTTGGACTTTTCTTGATTTTTCTAAATCCGTTTAATACCGTGATAGTTGTACCGTGAACAATTCCTTGTGGGCCTATGTACATATAACTTCCCGCTGTCATTTGTCCGTATTGTGTTACGCCTAAGGCATTAAATTTTTCCCAATCGTCTGGTTTAGAATAGTTAGGAATCATCATTCCGTTTGTAACTACAACTCTTGGCGCATTTTCGTGCGAAGGATATAATCCCATGGGATGACCCGAATACATGACTAATGTTTGTTCATCAGTCATTTCAGCCAAATATTTCATAGTTAGTCGATACTGAGCCCAATTTTGAAATACAGCTCCGTTTCCACCATACGTTATAAGTTCATGTGGGTGTTGAGCCACAGCATAATCTAAGTTGTTTTGAATCATTAACATAATGGCTTTAGCTTGTAAGCTTTTACCTGGATAATCGTTAATGTTTCTTGCTTTCATTTCGTAATCTGGACGAAGACGATACATGTAAATACGACCGTATTTTTCTAATTCTTCTTTAAATTCAGGAATTAGTGTAGCATGATGTTGAGGTTCGAAATAGCGCAAAGCATTTTTGATTGCTAATTTCTTTTCTTCGTCAGTTAAAATTTCTTTACGTTTTGGCGCATGATTAATTTGCGGTTCGTAAACTTTTGGCTGTGGTAAAACTGAAGGTATTCCTTCTAATATTTGTTCTTGAAATGTCATGATTTTTGTTTTTCGTTATTTCTTTATCTGTTTATTTTTAAAAAAACAAACTAAGGATAACGAATGTCTGACCTATGGTAAGACTTAAATATTTTGATTCGGTAATTTTGTAAATGGATATCCATTTTATTTGTTGGTTGTTGGTTTTTTATTAGTTCCCGTATTTTTATCAAACCCGTAGGGACAATGACGACATCCACTTTTACAACAATATCCTCTTTTTAGATGATAGTTGGAGGTAAAGCATTTATATCCTTCAGGAGTATAATAAAAATCTTCGCCTTCTTTTAAATTATTCGGATTTAAATCGTTATTCATAACGACAAATTTAGCAACTTTGCAGTAAATGTTTATAATTGTTTTCAAATATTTATTGCCGAAAGGTTACAGAGGTATCACTTTGTTTCCGTTTATTTTCTTGTTACGAAAAGAAGATAAGCGAAATGAAGTTTTAGTAAATCATGAGAGAATTCATATTAGACAACAATTAGAATTATTGATTCTTCCTTTTTTTGTTTGGTATGGGGTTGAATTTTTGGTTCGATTTGTGCAATATAGAAATAGGAGAGAAGCATATCATAACATTTCATTCGAAAGAGAAGCGTATGCGGAAGAAAAAGACCTCGACTATTTAAAGAAGAGGTCTTTTTGGTATTTTTTGAAGTTTATTTAGTTCTTATCTTCAATTCTTATTTCTTTATCTTCAATTATTTTAGTTTGAATATTTTTTTGTTCAATTTTTGGAAGTGCGCCTGGAGCGATTGGAAGTCTTACATCTGCATTTTTAGATAAAACATTTCCATTGTTATCTTTTCTATCAATTCTTGTAGCTACAATTTGATAGCTAAAGTTTACATTGCTAGTTCCGTTTTGTAATTCTTTTACAGTAAAACCTTTTGCACTTTTGTTAGTTACAAATACGCCATTACAATCACCTTCTAATTGAATGAAAACTTTAAGCGGGTGTTTTTCATTAACAACTATGTTTTTTGCTAAAATTGGATCAATTTCTATTTTAGCAACTCCATTGTTTAGCTTTCCAACTCCATAATCTTGAAAAACAATTTCTGGTGATTCAGGAGCAAACATAACATGTTGTTTTTCATCAATTCCGTCTATTATGGTTGAAACAACTCCATTTCCTAAAATTTTATAATTTGTACCTCCCCATCTAGCTCCAACATATGCAAAATCTCCAGTGTTTCCATTCCCATTATCATCTGGATTTGTATTTGGAGTTGAAGCAGTATTATCTTGCCCACCTTCAAAGTAACCACCAAAATAAATATTGCCGCCTAAAAAATTACTGCCGCGACCAGCCAGAATAGCATGCGGACTATTCGCGTCGCTAGTAGCTAAGTTGTTATCCATATCGTAAGTAAAATAACCGCCATATCTTTGTGTAGCAGCTGTTCCTGTAGACATACCATAAACACCTATTTGTCCAGTTCCGGCAACTCCTTGTGCGTAACCCACTAAAGTAGAATAAGTTGTTCCATTTGCTAAACCAACAACTCCAGTTCCAGTGCTTCCTGCTGATTGACCTACTGTGCCTACACCAGAAGTAGTGTTGCTATTGTAACCATAAGCACCCCAACCACCAGTGGCATTATTTGAGGCGTATAGTCCAACACCTCCAGTACCTTGAGATCTTGCATAAATACCCGTACCACCATCAATTGCTGAGTATCCAACTATTGCATCAATTGTGTTAACATTTGAGTAGGAAATAGTTTGAGCAAAAGTTTGTGGACCAATATTAATTCCAAATCTTCCAGAATTTTCAAAAGTAGCAACAACATTATTATTTGTTCTAAAGTCTAAACCAACATTATCGGTTGTTCCAAGAAAATTTGTTCCAGCCGTGGTACCCGAATTTCCTGTTAATGACCAATCTAATCCACCGGGAGAACCTGCAAAGGCTACCCATCTTGTTCCATTCCAATAGTATAACCCTGGGGCAACATTAGTTGGAGATACACCAGCAGTAGCGGTATTCCAAACAATAGTTCCAGCTGGAATAGCTCCACCTTGCGGGTTAACAACAGGAGCTTGTACATTTGTAGCTGATAAAGAAACTCTGGGAGGTACAAAACCGTTTGTACTTGAATTAACATCTAAAGCACCAGCAGGAGTAGTTGTTCCAACTCCAACTTGAGCACTAGTAAATAAAGTTACACATAGTGCAATTGATAGGTATAAGTTTTTCATTAGTAAAAGGTTATGTTAATTTCACCTAAAATAAAAATTAACATGTAATTTTTAATTAAAAACAGCTTAATATCGACAA contains:
- a CDS encoding DUF6340 family protein, translating into MKRLLQLIAISLFVASCSSTSTLTLSVPQPSNVYLSKEVKNVGIINRSVPNVKYNKLDAIDKILTAEEKNLDINAANESILGLQSALKENKRFENVLVIDSLLLKDYGIDIFSPELKQEEIEKLCAQNNLDAIYELSFYDTDALVSYKTTNDMLPNSFGIKIPTLVHHVTINTMIKSGWRIYDNVSKKLSDQYSRNDKVVVSGSGINPIKAYETIKNRKNEVYRISKKIGQNYAYEIVPYTIRESRLYFVKGNSNFEKAQRRAQTGDWNGAGELWKIETTNADSKLAGRAYYNMAIISEINGNLDEALNWASQSYSDYGIKEALQYTRILKSRIQKKQILEAEKL
- a CDS encoding DUF4136 domain-containing protein, giving the protein MKTIKLLSLLFIVTLTSCSSVRVNADYDKKANFDSYKTYAYLKSGVDKAEISDLDKKRILHSIDEVMVSKGFTKSDNPDILVSIFTQERERVNVYQNYGFGWGWGPWGGIGFNNVTSTPEGTLFIDFIDAKNKELIWQGQGTGYLTENVDKKDQRTKEFVSKILAQYPPQKK
- a CDS encoding urocanate hydratase: MTFQEQILEGIPSVLPQPKVYEPQINHAPKRKEILTDEEKKLAIKNALRYFEPQHHATLIPEFKEELEKYGRIYMYRLRPDYEMKARNINDYPGKSLQAKAIMLMIQNNLDYAVAQHPHELITYGGNGAVFQNWAQYRLTMKYLAEMTDEQTLVMYSGHPMGLYPSHENAPRVVVTNGMMIPNYSKPDDWEKFNALGVTQYGQMTAGSYMYIGPQGIVHGTTITVLNGFRKIKKSPSGSLFVTSGLGGMSGAQPKAGTIAGCVTVCAEVNPKITKIRHEQGWIHEVIENIDELVIRTKKALENKEVVSISYLGNIVDVWEKFDQESLHIDLGSDQTSLHNPWAGGYYPVGISFEAANEMMANNPEQFKIEVQKTLRRHADAINKHTAKGTYFFDYGNAFLLEASRAGADVMNPNPTLGREFKYPSYVQDIMGPMCFDYGFGPFRWVCASNNPEDLQKTDDIACAVLEEMMKNSPAEIQQQMADNIQWIKGAQQNKLVVGSQARILYADAEGRIKIAEAFNQAISKGEIGPVVLGRDHHDVSGTDSPYRETSNIYDGSRFTSDMAIHNVIGDSFRGATWVSIHNGGGVGWGEVINGGFGMLLDGSKEASKRLELMLFWDVNNGISRRSWARNEGAIFAIKRAMETQPLLKVTIPNIVDENLL
- a CDS encoding DUF5522 domain-containing protein; amino-acid sequence: MNNDLNPNNLKEGEDFYYTPEGYKCFTSNYHLKRGYCCKSGCRHCPYGFDKNTGTNKKPTTNK